CGTCGACGGCGCGCTATCGCCCGTGCAGCAGCGCAATCTGGAAAAGGCCTGGAACGCCAAGGTGCTCGACCGCACCGGGCTGATCCTGGAGATCTTCGGCCGAAGGGCGCGAACGAAAGAGGGCGCACTCCAGGTCGAACTCGCGCACCTCACCTATCAAAGAAGCCGGCTGGTGCGCTCCTGGACCCACCTGGAACGCCAGCGCGGCGGCTTCGGCTTCCTGGGCGGTCCTGGCGAGAGCCAGATCGAGACCGACCGCCGTCTCATCGAGGAACGAGTCCGCCGCATCGAGGACGAGCTCGAGAAGGTCAAGAAGCGACGCAAGCTGCATCGCGCCAGCCGCGCCCGCGTGCCGTATCCGATCGCGGCGCTGGTCGGCTACACCAATGCCGGCAAGTCGACATTGTTCAACAGGCTGACTCGGGCGACCGTGCTCGAAGCCGACATGCTGTTCGCCACGCTCGACCCGACGCTGCGCGCCGTCGAGCTGCCGAGCGGCATGAAGATCATCCTGTCCGACACCGTGGGCTTCATCTCGGACCTTCCGACCATGCTGGTGGCAGCCTTCCGCGCCACGCTGGAAGAGGTGATCGAGGCCGACGTGATCCTGCATGTGCGCGACGTCTCGCACGAGGACACCGAGGCACAGTCGCACGATGTCGAGGAGGTGTTGCGCGCGCTCGGCATCGATCCGAACGACGAGCAGCGTCTGATCGAAGTGTGGAACAAGGTCGACCGTCTCGACGAGGCCGGCCGCACGCGGCTTGCGAACCTCGCCGAGCGCAGGCCGTCAGGCCAGCGGCCGGTGCTGGTCTCCGCCATTACCGGGGAGGGCGCCGAGGCGCTGATCGCCGCGATCGAGCGGCGGCTCGCCCAGCGCCGCATCGTGCTCGATCTCATTCTCGATCCGGCCGACGGGGCCGGCGTAAGCTGGCTGCATCGCCACACCGAGGTGATGGAGAAATCGCTCAGCGACGACGGCAAGCTTGCGATGACGGTGCGGGTCGATCCCGACAAGGCTGGTGCGGTCAAGACCAAATTTCAGATGCACTGACCGGCACCCCGTAGCGCCACCCTGTCGCTCCCGTCTACAGTTCACCCAAAAGCTGGCACATGACCGGCTGCGAGGGGGGAATTGCACATGGCATCGTCTGCGAATGTCGGCGCGCGCCTGGATCGCCTGCCGATCTCGCCGTTCCACACCCGCATCTTCGCTTTGGTCGGCGCCGGCATGTTCTTCGACGGCTACGACCTCTACGTCGCTGGCGGCGTGCTCGCCTCGACGATCCAGACCAAGTTCTCGACGCTGCCACAGAACCTGCAGTTTCTCTCGCTCACATTCGTGGGCATGACGCTCGGCTCGCTCATCACCGGCTTTGTCGGCGACAAGATGGGGCGCCGATTCACCTACCAGATCAACCTGCTGGTGTTCGGGCTCGCTTCGCTTGCCGCGGCCTTCGCGCAGGACATGACGCAGCTCATCATCTGCCGCTTCGTCCAGGGGCTTGGGCTCGGGGCCGAAATCGTGGTCGGCTATTCGACCATGACCGAGTTCGTACCGCCGAAGACCCGCGGGCGCTGGCTCGCGTTCATGGCGTTCATCACGGTGGCCGGATTTCCGGTCACCGCGATCCTCGGCTATCTCATCATCCCGACCTGGGGCTGGCGACCGATGTTCGTGATCGCCGGCGTTGGCTCGCTGATCGTCTGGTACCTGCGCAAGAACCTGCCGGAATCGCCGCGCTGGCTGGAAGCGCAAGGCCGAACCGCCGAGGCCGATGCCCTGATGACGACGATCGAGCAAGAGGTCGAGCGGAGCGCCGGCCCGCTGCCGGCACCGGCCGCTGCCGTTGTGACGCCGCAGGCCCGCGCCATGGACATGCTGCGATCGCCCATGCTCCAGCGCATGATCGTGGGCTCCTGGGTGCTCATCACGATCAACACGCTGATCTTCGGTTTTGTGATCTTCCTGCCGCAGTTCTTCCTGCGTCAGGGCCTGACCATCACCAATTCGCTCGCCTACACCATGGTGCTGGCAATCGCCTCGCTGGTCGGCTGCGCGCTCGGAGCCTGGTCGTCGGACGCCATCGGCCGGCGCGTCAGCATCATCGGCGCGTCGATCGTCACCATCGTGCTCGGGTATTGGTATGCACGCTCGAATGCCGCGTCCGACGCGGCCACGGTGCTAACCGTCGGATTCTTCCTGATCGTTGCGATCTATGTGCAGACCGCCATGCTGTTCGGCGTCTACACGCCCGAACTGTTTCCGACCGAAATCAGGCTGCGTGCCAACGGCATTTGCAACACGTTCGGCCGCGGAGCGACCGTGGTGTCGCCCTTTGTGGTCGGTTTTCTGATGGTCAATTACGGCCTGCCGGGCGTGGTCTGGCTCATGATCGGATTGGTGGTTGTTCAGATCGTTGTCGTGGGCGCCTGGGGCGTTGAACCACGCGCCCGGGCGCTGGAAGATGTCGCTGCGAAGGCGTGACACCGTGCGAACACTCGCGCGAGCAGGACTGGTTGCCGCAGCGCTTGCGACCGGATTGTGCATGGCATCGGCCGAGCCGATCACGCTTCGCTTCGGCCAGATCCCATCGACCGTGCGCGGCACGTCGTCGGTCTATCTGCACTTGGCCGACAGCAAGGGCTTCCTGAGCCGCGAGGACATCAAGCTCGAACGCGTCCTGATCCCGGGCGGCACCGACAAGATGGTGGCGGCTCTCGAACGCGGCGAAGTCGATGTCACGCAGACCGCGACGCCGTACCTGATCGAAGCGGTGCTGCGCGGCTCCAACGCGGTTGGGATCGCCAGCGAAACCGCCAACCCGATCTACAGCCTGATCGTGAAGCCCGAGATCGCAAGCTACTCGGAGCTCAAGGGCAGGCTCATCGGCCTGTCGCTATCGATCGACATGATCTCGGTCTCGATGCGCAAGCTCCTGGCGTTGCATGGCCTTGGCGCGACCGATTATCGCGTCAAGGAGCTGGTCGGCACGCCGGTGCGGTTCGATTGCCTGAAGACCGGCGAATGCGACGCGGTGCCGCTCAGCCAGCCGGAGGATCTGATCGCGACGGCGGCGGGCTATCGGAGGCTCGGAATCTCGACCGAAGCGGTCTCGGCCTTCCAGTTCCAGCTCTTGGCGGTGAAGCGCGCGTGGGGCGCGGAGCACAAGGACGTGCTCGTGCGTTTCCTGCGGGCGCTCGCCTCGTCGTTCCGCTACTTCCGCGATCCGGCCCATCGCGAGGAGGTCATCCAGACCATGGTGACCGTCACCGGCACGCCGGAGGCGATCGCGCGGCAGACGCTCGCGCTCTATCTCGAACCCGATCGCGGCGTGATGCCCAAGGCCGGCGAGATGAGCCTGCCGGGCCTGGCGCAAGTGATCGCGTTCATGGAGGAGAGGGGCGTAATCAAATCACCGGCGCCGGGGCCGGAACGCTTTGTCGACCGGCAGTATCTGCAGGCCGCGGGCATATCGGATTAAGCGCCTTGCTTTTCAGCCGCCTTGGCGGCGTCCCACAGCGCGTCCATCTCGGCGAGCGTCGCGTCCTGCGGCCGCTTGCCTTGCGCTTCCAGCGCGCGTTCGATCGAGGCAAAGCGGCGGACGAATTTCTGATTGCAGCCGCGCAACGCGGCCTCAGGATCAGTGCCGAGATGCCGCGCGAGGTTGACCATCGCGAACAACAGATCGCCGACCTCGGCCGAAGCCTTGTCGCGATCGCCCGAGGCGATCTCGGCTTCGATCTCGTCGCATTCCTCGCGGATCTTCGCCAGCACCGCCTTTGGATCGTTCCAGTCGAAGCCGACCTTGCCGGCTTTGTCCTGAAGCTTCAGCGCGCGGGTGAGGGCGGTCATGCCGAGCGGCACGCCGGCCAGCGCTCCGCTCTCCACCGGCATGCCGCGGGCGGCCATCCTCGCCTTTTTCGCGGCCTTCTCCTTGGCCTTGATCTGGTCCCACAGGCCGTTGACCTCGTCGACGGTCTTGCCTGTGAGGTCGCCAAACACGTGCGGATGGCGCCGGATGAGCTTTTCGGTGATGGCCTGCACCACGTCGCCGAACTCGAACGCGCCCTGCTCCTGCGCCATCCGCGCATGGAATACGACCTGGAGGAGGAGGTCGCCCAGCTCGTCGCACAAGTCGTCAAGATCGCCACGGGCGATGGCGTCGGCCACCTCGTAGGCCTCTTCGAGCGTGTAGGGCGCAATGGTCGCGAAATTCTGCTCGAGGTCCCACGGACAGCCCGTGCCGGGCGTGCGCAATGCCGCCATGATCTCGATGAGCCTGGCGATGTCCTTGGATGGCTTCACAGTCGGTCGCCGCTCAGGTCTTCTTCTTGTCCGTGGACGGCGCCAGCGCGACGACGGCTTCCGTCGTGAGCAGCAGGAATGTCAGCGTCTCCTGCAGATAGAGCCGCACGACGCTGTCGGTGTGGCTGAGATAGCCGATCGACACGTCCTGGCCGATATGCAGGTCGAAATCGCCGCCCCGGGTGGTGAGCACGAAAGCACCAGCCAGCGCCGGAGCCCAGATGATCTCGTCTTTGACGAGCTTTCTGATGTGCTCGAGCACCGGATAGCCGTGGTCGCTGGACTCCGACAGCGCCGTGTAGGCATCGGCGCCGAGCAGCACCGAGTAGGGCCCGTTGACCCCGACGAGCCGCAACTGGCTCAACGCCTGGGCAATGGCGTCCGGATAGTGACGCACATCGGACGGCAACGTCATGACCGGATTGCTGGTGCCCTGGCGGATGCCGCCGATGCCCGCCGCGGCGTAACCATCGAAAATGGCGCGGTCCTCGGCAAAGGCGATCTTCTGGGCGGCATCCTTCGCCGGCTGCCAGTCGGAGTCTTCCGCGCCGCGCTCGACATCGTCGATCTGCTGGCGATCCAGTTCGAACGGCACGCGAAACTCGACGAGCGCTTTGACGTCGCGCTGCCGCGCGATGATGCCGTCACCGGGGGCCGTGATCGGCTTCAGGTGGCCGGTGCCGACGGCAGAAAGGCCGACGCCACCAGGGCCGTTGACGTCCACCACACGACGGGCGGCGAGATAGCGCTTGAGCGTGCGCTTGGTCTCTTCCTCGATGTCTGCCCACGCCGCCTCGGAAATCGGGGCCAGCTCGCGATGAAGGTTATTCATGACGGTCTTCTCCTTTAAGCGAGCCGATGCCGAGCGAACCATCCGACACGCCCGCGGATGGCGCGGGCTCGGTTGCCGGCGGCGAGGGCGGCGTTGCCGCACCGCCATCGTCGGCCTCGACGGCGTCCAAAAATGTCGCCGATGGCACAAAGAACAGTGTCCCGGTGACCGCACGGCTGAAATCGAGCAGATGGTCGTAATTGCCCGGCGGGCGGCCGATGAACATGTTCTCGATCATCTGCTCGGTGACCCGGGGCGTCCGGCAATAGCCGATGAAGTAGGTGCCGAACTCGCCCGCGCCCGCATTCCCGAACGGCATGTTGTCGCGCAGGATCTGCAGCTGCTGGCCGTTCTCGGTGATCACGGTGAGGGCGCTGTGCGCCGAGGTCGGCTTGGTTGCAGCGTCCATTTCGATGTCGGTGAGCTTGGCGCGGCCGATGATGCGCTCCTGCGCCTCGGTCGACAGCGCGTTCCAACCGGCCATATCGTGCAGATATTTCTGCACGATGACGTAACTGCCGCCGATGAATGCGGGGTCCTCCTCGCCGATGATCGCAGCCTCGGCCACCGCCTGGCCGCGCGGATTCTCGGTGCCATCGACGAAGCCCAGGAGATCGCGGTCGTCGAAATAACGAAACCCGTGAACCTCATCGACCACCGAAACCGCGTCGCCCAGACTCGCCATGACCTGGGTCGCGAGCTCGAAGCAGAGGTCCATGTTCCTGGCGCGGATGTGAAACAGCAGATCGCCCGGCGTCGAGACCGCATGGCGGGAGCCCGCCTTGATCTCGCGGAATGGATGCAGTCCGGCCGGCCGATGCTGCCCGAACACGCGATCCCATGCGTCCGAACCGATCCCCATGACGCAGGTCAGGCCCGCCTCCAGGTTGCGGAATTCCACCGCGCGGACCAACCCCGCAAGGTCCGCGCAAAACGAGCGGACCGCCGTGCGAGCATCCGGGCCCGGATTGATCGTCACAACCAGAAAAATCGCCGCCCGGGTGAGGGGTGACGCAACCGCTTGCGAAACCACGCCATCCACAGCCGCCGTGGCCGTGGTTGTTAACGGGACATCCTGCATGGGTTCCATACTGCCCTGCTCACCGGGAGATCGCAAAGGCAGACAAAACATGTCCACTTTGCGTCCCGGTGACCGGGCGACGGGAGCCGGAGCACCGTCGTTCTAGTGGCCGTGGTCGGTGGAATCCCGGGCAGCCTCGAACAGGAACCAAGTGCGCTTTTCGGTCTGGTCGAGCCAGTTCTCGATCAGGCTCGCAGTCGCGACATCGTCGTGATCGTCGGCCACCTCGTGAGCCTCGCGCATCCGCTGGGCGACCTTCTTGTTGTCATGCATCAGCTCCTTGAGCATGTCGCCCGGCGGGACGAAATCCTCGTCATTGTCCTCGATGCTTTGGAGCTTGGCGACGTGGCCGATCGAGCGGAGCGTGGTACCGCCGATCTTGCGGACGCGCTCGGCCATGTCGTCGGTGGCGGCGAAGATCTCGGCGGCCTGATCGTCGAGCAGCAGATGGTAGTCGCGGAAATGTGGCCCGCTGACATGCCAGTGGAAATTCTTGGTCTTGAGGTACAGCGCAAAGGCATCCGCCAGCAGCCCGTTCAGGGCCTCGGATACGGCGGTCACTGCGGCTTCATCGAGATCGGTCGGCGTGTCGAGCCCGGCGGCGGGCCTGCGCGTCTTCAGCTTGGTCACTTTGCTCACGGGGGCACCTCGGATGGAAATAGGATTTGGGCGGCCGGGACAGCGTCCGCGCACGACAACCACCGGTCCTGGAGGCCGTTCCATAGAGCCGGGCGAGCAGCAAAGCCGGCTTGCTCGGAGGCTACGCCCTAATTCGCATAAGACATATTATGGAATATTTTTATTAGATCGTATTTGCCGGAACGTACGGAGATAGATCGCTAAAATTGTCGAGGAATTGGCGATAAGGCCTGGATACTTCGTGAGTTTCTGCATCGAAAATATAACGCACCGCCCTCGACTGACGCGATTTATCAAAACAATAGCGAGAAATACTAAGAGGTCACTTTAAGAACGCCAGGGCGCGTCGTCGTCTCGAACGGCAGGGTCAACCGGCCTTGAGATGGGCGGCTCGAACCACCTTGCCCCATTTCTCGATTTCGTCGGCAACGAACCGGCGGTACTCGGCCTGGGTCATCACCGCCGGGACTGCGCCCAGATCCGCGAGCCGGCCTTTGACCTTGGCGTCGGCCAGACCCGCATTGATCTCCTTGTTGAGCCTGGCAGTGATCTCGGCAGGCGTGCCTTTGGGAGCGCCGACCCCGAACCAGATGCTCGCCTCATATCCGGGAACGAAGTCGCTCAGAGGCTGAACATCCGGCAGCGCCTCGGACCGCGTCGCTGTGGTCACCGCCAGCGGCCGCAGTTCGCCGGATCGGATGTGTCCGAGTGACGAAACGACCGGATCGAACATGAGCTGCACCTGGCCGCCGAGAAGATCGTTCATCGCCGGCGCCTGGCCGCGATATGGCACATGAACGATGTCGACGCCGGTCATCTGCTTGAACATCTCGCCGGCGATATGGGCTGCGAATCCAGTGCCGCCCGACCCAAAGCTGATCTTGCCGGGGTTGGCCTTGGCATAGGCGACGAACTCGGGGACCGTCTTGGCCGGAAACGACGAATTCACGACCATCACGAAGGGCCCGCGAATGACGCAGGCAATCGGCACGATGTCGCGCGTCAGGCTGAAGCTGAGTCCGGGATAGAACGTCGCGTTGATGGCGTCTGACGTCGCGGTGAAATGCAGCGTGTAGCCGTCAGGCGCAGCACGCACGGCCGCTTCCGTGCCGATGTTCCCGCCTCCGCCGCCCCGGTTTTCGATGATGAACTGTTGCCCCAGCCGGTCGGACAGCCATGAGCCGATCAGCCGGGCCAGAATGTCCGCCGAGCCGCCAGCCGCAGCCGTCACGATCACACGCACCGGTCGCGACGGATAAGCTTGAGCGCTGGCCATCCGGGACAGCGCCGGCAGCGCGACCGCACCGGCCGACAGACTGAGAAACACGCGACGGGAAGCGCTCATCGTTTTACCGGATCGTGGATGACTCACTCAGCAGCGGTCGCGGACCGCCGGCCGCTTTCAAGTTTCGCGATCAGATCGTCGGTCGACTGCACATCGCCGAAGGTGACGAGGAACTTGCCGAGCGTGTGATTGTGCAAGGCATCGGTCTGGTCGGCGTTGCCGTCCGAAACCATGATGGTGCGGTATCCCCACATTGCGGCATCGCGCGCCGTCGACTCGCAGCAGCTGCTGGTGGCGACGCCCGTGATGAGCAGCGTGTCGATCCCGTTGTGCTTCAGCACGGTATCGAGTTCGCAAGGATAGGGAATGAAGGCGGAGTAGCGGGTTTTTAATGCGATCTTGTCCTCGGGACGCACTTCGCACGTCTCGTAGATCGGAAAGCCCGCCCCGTCCTTGGCCAGCAGCGTCTGGCGACGGCTCCAGCCCTCGGCGCTCAAAGCCTCTCTCCGGTTTGCCCAGTCGTCAGGTTCGTTGATCAGCGCCTCGGTCTGGATCCAGACGACGATGCCGCCTGCCGCGCGCGTTGCCTGCGCCAGCCGGTTGATATTGGGCACGATGGCCTTAGCGACCGGCGCAGCAGCCGGCATGCCGTCCTGGACGAAGAAATTCTGCATGTCGACGACCACCAAAGCGGTCCTGGCAGCATCGAGTGTTTCATGGGCGTTGAGCCGGCCACCGCGGCTCGACTTCGCGCGGTTCACGAAATACTCGTCGATCTGCTGCTTGTGCATGGCGCGTCCAGATGACTGCTGAGGCGAAGACAGCTCAGCCTATCCCGGCCAGCCCGCACTGAGAAGCGCAGCTTCTCAACCCGAAAGCGTGACGCTGATGCCGTCGTAGGCCGGCTCGACATGCGTCGGCAACTCGGCACGGAGCGTCTCGTAGTCGAGGTCGGAATGCATGTTGGTCAGGATGGCGCGCTTGGGCTTGATCCGCTCGATCCATCTCAGCGCGTCAGCCAGGCTGAAGTGGCTCGGATGCGGATTGTACCGCAGCGCGTCGATCACCCAGACTTCGACGCCGGCCAGCGCCGCGGCGCTTTCAGACGGCATGTCGTTGAGGTCGCAGGAATAGGCGAAGGCGCCAAACCGAAATCCCAGCGAGGGGATATCGCCGTGCTGCTGGAGGATGGGCAGGGCGGTGATCGAGCCCCCTTCCCCGTCGATGGTCACCGGCTTGCCTGCGGCAATCAGGTGCTCCCTCGCGATCGGCGGATACTGGCTGCCCTCAGGTGTCGCGAAGCAGTAGCCGAAGCGTTCGCGCAGCGTCTTGGCGGTCTCCTGGTTGGCGTAGACGTCGACCCGGCGCCGCTTGGCTACGAAGAGGGCCCGCAGATCGTCGATGCCGTGGCAGTGATCGGCGTGATCGTGGGTCATCAGCACGCCGTCGACCCAGGGCACGTCGGCGTCGATGAGTTGCTCACGGAGGTCCGGCGAAGTGTCGATCAGGACCGTGGTGGTGCCTTTATCACCCTTGCGCTCGACCAGCAGCGAGGTGCGCCGCCGGCGGTTCTTTGGGTTTTTCGGATCGCAGGCGCCCCAGCCGAGCGCCGGCCGCGGTACCCCCATCGATGACCCGCAGCCGAGGATCGTGAATTTCATGCTCACGCAGCCAACTCCGCGGGTCGTGGCACCTTGCTGAACAGCCGGAAAAAATTGTCGGTGGTCTGGCGCGCAATCTCGCCTTCGCTTGCGCCGCGGACGTCGGCCAGGACCTTCGCGGTCTCGGCCACATAGGCCGGCTCGCAACGCTTGCCGCGGAATTTTCCCGGCGCGAGATAAGGCGCGTCGGTCTCGACCAGGACACGCTCCGCCGGAAGGTCGCGAGCGATGGCGCGCAGCTCGTCGGTTTTCTTGTAAGTGAGAATTCCGGTGAACGAGACGTAGAGGCCGAGCTCGACCGCGCCGAAGGCGAGCTCGCGGCCGCCGGTGAAACAATGCAGCACGGCCGGGAAGGGCCCCTTCCCCGTCTCCTCGCGCAGGATTTTCAGCACGTCGGCGTCAGCCTCACGGGCGTGGATCACGAGCGGCAATCCCGTCTCGCGGGCAGCCGCGATATGGGCGCGGAAGCCTTGCTCCTGCGCATCGCGTGGCGCGTTGTCATAGTGATAATCGAGGCCCGCCTCACCGATCGCCACGACCTTCGGATGGCGGGTGCGCGCGACGAGGTCGACCGTGCCGATGTCGAGTTCCTCATCCGCGTGATGCGGATGGGTGCCGACCGAGCAGAACACATCGGGAAAGCGCTCGGCGATGGCGATCAGATCGCCATGCTTACGCACCCGTGTCGAGATCGTCACGAAACGGCCCACACCGGCCGCCTTGGCGCGGCCGACGACCGCATCGAGCTCCTGCGCGAAGTCCGGAAAATCGAGATGGCAATGACTGTCGACCAGCATGGCAGGTTCGATTTCAGTTCAGGCTTTCGCCGTCTCGGCAGGCTCGACATAACGCGGAAACACCGGAGCGGGAGCGGGTAACGCCACGCCCGATGCAATGCGCTTGCCAGCATCGCCCAGCCGATCGAACGAGCGTTCGCTGGCCGGAACTCCAAGAATGTCCAGAAGTTTGCCGGCCGAGGCAGGGATGAATGGCTGGCACAGGATCGCAACCTGCCGGATCACCTCGGCGGTGACATAGAGCACCGTGCCCTGCCGCGCCGGATCGGTCTTGGCCAGCGCCCAGGGCGCTTCGCCCGCAAAATAGCGGTTGGCGTCTGCGACCACGGCCCACATCGCGTTGAGCACCTGATGCAGCTGCTGCGTTTTCATGTGCTCGCGCGCAGTGCCGATCATGGCGTCGGTCGCGGCCAAAATCGCATTGTCGTTATCGCTGAACACGCCGGGTTGCGGCAGCTTTCCGCCAAGTTGCTTGTTGACCATGGTCAGCGAGCGCTGGGCGAGGTTGCCAAGGTCGTTCGCAAGATCCGCGTTGATGCGATTGACGATCGCCTCGTGGCTGTAGTTTCCGTCCTGGCCGAACGGCACCTCGCGCAGGAAGAAATACCGGAACTGGTCGACGCCATAGGCATCGGTCATCGTGAACGGATCGATCACGTTGCCGACCGACTTCGACATTTTCTCGCCGCGGTTGAACAGGAAGCCGTGCGAGAAGATGCGGCGCGGCACCTCGATGCCCGCCGACATCAGGAAAGCCGGCCAGTAGACCGCGTGGAAGCGCACGATGTCCTTGCCGATCACGTGCAGGTCGGCCGGCCAGTAGCGCTTGAATTTTTCGCCATCGACATCGGGGAA
The Rhodoplanes sp. Z2-YC6860 genome window above contains:
- the metG gene encoding methionine--tRNA ligase, which encodes MSEKPRYYITTAIAYPNGPPHIGHAYEVVATDAIARFKRLDGYDVFFLTGTDEHGQKIQQTATREGITPRELVDRNVVQFRAMVERMNCSNDDYIRTTEDRHHRSSQAIWERMEKNGDIYLSKYAGWYSVRDEAYYAEDETHVNEHKVRLATKTGTPVEWVEEESYFFKLSAYQKKLLDLYERPDFVLPKERLNEVASFVKGGLQDLSISRTTFDWGVRVPGNDKHIMYVWVDALTNYITAAGFPDVDGEKFKRYWPADLHVIGKDIVRFHAVYWPAFLMSAGIEVPRRIFSHGFLFNRGEKMSKSVGNVIDPFTMTDAYGVDQFRYFFLREVPFGQDGNYSHEAIVNRINADLANDLGNLAQRSLTMVNKQLGGKLPQPGVFSDNDNAILAATDAMIGTAREHMKTQQLHQVLNAMWAVVADANRYFAGEAPWALAKTDPARQGTVLYVTAEVIRQVAILCQPFIPASAGKLLDILGVPASERSFDRLGDAGKRIASGVALPAPAPVFPRYVEPAETAKA